The Campylobacter ureolyticus ACS-301-V-Sch3b genomic sequence ACAATTTAGATTTTTTTCATCAAAAAAAGCACATTTATAACCATTTTTATAAACGCTTTCTTTTATACTATACCTAACTCCAAATTTTTCTAAATATTTAAATTTAAACTCATCAAAGCTTAAATTTAAATATTTTGCCAAAGCTTTAATTTCACTTTCATCTATCCAAATATAACCACTTTCTCCAGTGCAGCACTTTCCTTTGCAAATTTCGCATTTTTTTTCATCAAAGCAATAATTAAACCCATCTTTTTTAATCATAATTTTTACCTAAAACAATATCTTTACTTTCTAAATTGGCTTTTTTAAAAAGTTTTAAAGCCTCTTTTGTATAGCCATTTTCATCACTTAAATAAAATCCCTCATCAACCAAACATAAAGATTTTGAACTTTTCTTTGCCTCTATCAAGGCAATTTTTGCTTTTTTACCAATTTTTGGATAAATAAATTTGAGTTTTGTCATGCAAAATTTATTTTTTAAAAGTAAATAAGCTACATTCATAAGCTGTTTTGCATCATAACAAAATATAAGAGATCCGTGCGATTTAAGATGAGTGCTTGAGTTTTGGATTAAATCACTTAGGCTTAAATTTGATGAATATCTGCTTATATTTAGATGTAAATTTTCACTTTTTATAACTCCATCGTGATAATATGGTGGATTTGAGATGATTGCATCATATCTTTTATCGCTTTTAAACTCTTTAAAATCAGCAAGAATAGTATTTATATCAAGTCTGTTTTTGCCCGAGTTTATTTCACATAATTTTATATTTTCTTTTTGTATGTCCATTAAAGTTAAATTTGCATTTTTTAAATCTCTTTTTAATAAAAGTCCTAAAACTCCACATCCAGCCCC encodes the following:
- a CDS encoding YkgJ family cysteine cluster protein, with product MIKKDGFNYCFDEKKCEICKGKCCTGESGYIWIDESEIKALAKYLNLSFDEFKFKYLEKFGVRYSIKESVYKNGYKCAFFDEKNLNCSIYEYRPKQCRTFPFWEYFKKNYNELEKECIGVKQL
- a CDS encoding tRNA1(Val) (adenine(37)-N6)-methyltransferase, with the translated sequence MIIYQLKDGYRYNSDTIMLYNFIFDINPRGDILEVGAGCGVLGLLLKRDLKNANLTLMDIQKENIKLCEINSGKNRLDINTILADFKEFKSDKRYDAIISNPPYYHDGVIKSENLHLNISRYSSNLSLSDLIQNSSTHLKSHGSLIFCYDAKQLMNVAYLLLKNKFCMTKLKFIYPKIGKKAKIALIEAKKSSKSLCLVDEGFYLSDENGYTKEALKLFKKANLESKDIVLGKNYD